The following are encoded together in the Pseudodesulfovibrio indicus genome:
- the cobT gene encoding nicotinate-nucleotide--dimethylbenzimidazole phosphoribosyltransferase, protein METRLEEVLASISPVDRTPEAEGQAHLDNLTKPIGSLGRLEELALQLFLVQGGAPQPDPMRIYTIAGDHGVNEEGVSPYPQEVTRQMVLNFLNGGAGINVLAQTVSAQLFVVDAGCCGGPFDEHPALIRAKVAPGTANLANGPAMTREQCIEALLLGVSLADRAHADGVRVLATGDMGISNTTPSTALYSAFLGLDPAALTGPGAGLPAASLPAKTAVIRRGLEANKPAIDSGDPVSILAALGGLEIAALAGLILGGAKNRQLVCVDGFISTAAYLSAWKIAPAVKDYCVISHGSAEPGHAQAVKAMGLNPYLHLGFRLGEGTGSACALFLVRAAANIYNNMATFASAGVSESS, encoded by the coding sequence ATGGAAACACGACTCGAAGAGGTTCTCGCCTCCATATCGCCTGTTGACCGCACCCCCGAGGCCGAGGGCCAGGCCCATCTCGACAATCTGACCAAGCCCATCGGCAGCCTCGGCAGGCTGGAGGAGCTGGCCCTGCAACTGTTCCTGGTGCAGGGCGGCGCGCCCCAGCCCGATCCCATGCGCATCTACACAATCGCGGGCGACCACGGGGTGAACGAGGAGGGCGTCAGCCCCTACCCCCAGGAGGTCACGCGCCAGATGGTCCTGAACTTCCTGAACGGCGGGGCGGGCATCAACGTCCTGGCACAGACCGTGAGCGCTCAACTGTTCGTGGTGGACGCGGGTTGCTGCGGCGGTCCCTTTGACGAGCATCCCGCCCTTATCCGGGCCAAGGTCGCGCCCGGCACGGCCAACCTGGCCAACGGCCCGGCCATGACCCGCGAGCAGTGCATCGAGGCGCTGCTTCTCGGCGTGTCCCTGGCCGACCGAGCCCATGCGGACGGCGTGCGCGTGCTGGCCACGGGCGACATGGGCATCTCCAACACCACCCCGTCCACGGCGCTCTACTCCGCGTTCCTCGGCCTGGACCCGGCGGCCCTGACCGGCCCCGGCGCGGGACTGCCCGCGGCCAGCCTCCCGGCCAAGACCGCCGTTATCCGGCGCGGCCTGGAAGCGAACAAGCCGGCCATCGACTCCGGCGACCCCGTGTCCATCCTCGCAGCCCTCGGCGGCCTGGAAATAGCCGCCCTGGCGGGGTTGATCCTCGGCGGGGCCAAGAACCGCCAGCTCGTCTGCGTGGACGGTTTCATCTCCACCGCCGCCTACCTCAGCGCCTGGAAGATCGCCCCGGCGGTCAAGGACTACTGCGTCATCTCCCACGGCTCCGCCGAACCCGGCCACGCCCAGGCGGTCAAGGCCATGGGCCTCAACCCGTACCTGCACCTCGGCTTCCGCCTCGGCGAAGGCACCGGCTCCGCCTGCGCCCTCTTCCTCGTCCGAGCCGCCGCCAATATCTATAACAACATGGCCACTTTCGCCTCCGCAGGCGTCTCGGAAAGCAGCTAG
- a CDS encoding acylphosphatase, with protein MFELTAIVRGKVQGVWFRSWTRETAREIGVSGWVRNLPDGSVEALARGTEEQLDRFEQRLWDGPPLARVNAVESRREPVDGPFPSFDVRR; from the coding sequence ATGTTCGAACTGACGGCCATCGTCCGGGGAAAGGTCCAGGGGGTCTGGTTCCGCTCCTGGACCCGCGAGACGGCCCGCGAGATCGGCGTCTCCGGCTGGGTGCGCAACCTGCCCGACGGGTCCGTGGAAGCCCTGGCGCGCGGCACCGAAGAGCAGCTCGACCGGTTCGAGCAGCGCCTCTGGGACGGCCCGCCCCTGGCCAGGGTCAACGCGGTGGAGTCCCGCCGCGAACCCGTGGACGGTCCCTTCCCGTCCTTCGACGTCCGCCGCTGA
- the radC gene encoding RadC family protein, translated as MPDKPKETPHYAGHRQRLKARLMENARGLADYEILELLLALTLPRRDTKPLAKALIERFGSLKEAVLAQPAQLDGIKGLGEATKAQWALLQELHARLGEAPARRGQAVTGPQDVARAAMARLGHKDIEEFWAVFLDTKNRIIAWEQMSRGTTNATAIFPREIAAAALRLDATYVILVHNHPGGGSDPSEADIRLTDKVADACGALDIEVRDHLIVTDHDFYSFREFGRL; from the coding sequence ATGCCCGACAAGCCCAAGGAAACGCCCCACTACGCCGGACACCGCCAGCGGCTCAAGGCGCGGCTCATGGAGAACGCGCGTGGGCTGGCGGACTATGAAATTCTGGAGCTGCTCCTGGCCCTGACCCTGCCCCGGCGCGACACCAAGCCGCTGGCCAAGGCGTTGATCGAGCGGTTCGGCTCCCTCAAGGAAGCGGTCCTGGCGCAGCCCGCCCAGCTGGACGGGATCAAGGGGCTGGGCGAGGCGACCAAGGCGCAGTGGGCGCTCCTGCAGGAGCTCCACGCCCGGCTGGGCGAGGCCCCGGCGCGGCGCGGCCAGGCCGTCACCGGCCCCCAGGACGTGGCCCGCGCGGCCATGGCCCGGCTGGGGCACAAGGACATCGAGGAATTCTGGGCCGTATTCCTGGACACCAAGAACCGGATCATCGCCTGGGAGCAGATGAGCCGGGGCACGACCAACGCCACCGCCATCTTCCCGCGCGAAATCGCGGCCGCGGCCCTGCGCCTCGACGCCACCTACGTCATCCTGGTCCACAACCATCCCGGCGGCGGCAGCGACCCGTCCGAGGCGGACATCCGGCTCACGGACAAGGTCGCGGACGCCTGCGGCGCGCTGGACATCGAGGTCCGCGACCACCTGATCGTCACGGACCACGACTTCTACAGCTTCCGCGAATTCGGGAGGCTCTGA
- a CDS encoding WcbI family polysaccharide biosynthesis putative acetyltransferase, producing the protein MERELCIVHANCQGEPLIDRLNLCPDFAARFECRLFTNYVREPIPDADLARCSLFLYQYLGPQWNELASESLLGKLPQTARSLCIPNMFFKGYWPTWSGKAGFDYRCELLDGYIDRGLSEDEAILLYLRTDLAAKYDLDALLRETLRLEREREARTPIKYMDFMEERLGTERLFNTVNHPGPRLINHAASAILRELGLPEPDAAALAVLGDPFPEFEQPIHPSVAAHFGWAFAGPQTEYQIYGRKLTFARYAANYVLARKAGVTDFIGFLQGADIKI; encoded by the coding sequence ATGGAAAGGGAACTTTGCATCGTCCACGCCAATTGCCAGGGCGAGCCGCTCATCGACCGGCTGAACCTGTGCCCGGATTTCGCCGCGCGCTTTGAATGCCGGTTGTTCACCAACTACGTGCGCGAGCCGATCCCGGACGCGGATCTGGCCCGCTGTTCCCTGTTCCTGTACCAGTACCTCGGCCCGCAATGGAACGAACTGGCGTCCGAATCGCTGCTCGGCAAGTTGCCGCAAACCGCCCGTTCCCTGTGCATCCCGAACATGTTCTTCAAGGGGTATTGGCCCACTTGGTCGGGCAAGGCCGGGTTCGACTACCGGTGCGAACTGCTCGACGGGTACATAGACCGGGGATTGTCCGAGGACGAGGCGATTCTGCTCTACCTGCGCACCGACCTCGCGGCAAAGTACGACCTGGACGCCCTGCTTCGCGAGACCCTGCGGTTGGAGCGCGAACGCGAAGCCCGCACCCCGATCAAGTACATGGATTTCATGGAGGAGCGGCTCGGCACCGAGCGGTTGTTCAACACCGTCAACCATCCCGGCCCGCGCCTCATAAACCACGCGGCCAGTGCCATCTTGCGCGAGCTCGGCCTGCCCGAACCCGATGCCGCCGCTCTCGCCGTCCTGGGCGACCCGTTCCCGGAGTTCGAACAGCCCATCCACCCATCGGTGGCCGCCCACTTCGGCTGGGCCTTTGCCGGGCCGCAGACCGAATACCAAATCTACGGCCGCAAACTGACCTTCGCCCGCTACGCCGCCAACTACGTCCTTGCCCGCAAAGCGGGCGTCACCGACTTCATCGGTTTTCTCCAAGGCGCGGACATCAAGATTTAA
- a CDS encoding tetratricopeptide repeat protein, producing MSIDPHVSLDGRLNSRPERGCSGPLCCIFSTAKSRNPGRGTTLRGHGRVHFWLVRQLGEDRYAVRGVDGDYLPFGDESHISAEELLRHYTPEVAVFEERLLPSAKRRNYRLVAAHRESGVKRQLLAMDETNMRGLFELGMEYILAGRSAKGRNLISELLRVRAPFPGKNQFLFNEFGINLRKIGYPEGAVICYRRALKYTDLDDHLHYNLARAFYDQGQWWDCMNHLARCFELNPALPLARDLVVLVAALAGNPALRRKYGKPPVPDGVAGRADALCESVFTVDEGRRKRVEERNLLAEEREAGQPKPGDTGLWLPGRDAVGL from the coding sequence ATGAGCATCGATCCGCACGTTTCCCTGGACGGCCGCCTGAACAGCCGCCCCGAACGCGGGTGCAGCGGCCCCCTGTGCTGCATCTTCTCCACCGCCAAATCCAGGAACCCCGGCCGGGGGACCACCCTGCGCGGCCACGGTCGCGTGCACTTCTGGCTCGTCCGCCAGCTGGGCGAGGACCGCTACGCCGTGCGCGGCGTGGACGGCGACTACCTGCCCTTCGGCGACGAGAGCCACATCTCCGCCGAGGAGTTGCTGCGCCATTACACCCCGGAGGTGGCGGTCTTCGAGGAGCGGCTGCTGCCGTCGGCCAAGCGGCGCAATTACCGGCTGGTGGCCGCCCACCGGGAGTCGGGCGTCAAGCGCCAGCTCCTGGCCATGGACGAAACGAACATGCGCGGCCTGTTCGAGCTGGGCATGGAGTACATCCTGGCCGGGCGGTCGGCCAAGGGGCGGAATCTGATCAGCGAGCTGCTCCGGGTGCGCGCCCCGTTTCCGGGCAAGAACCAGTTCCTGTTCAACGAGTTCGGCATCAACCTGCGCAAGATCGGCTACCCCGAGGGGGCGGTGATCTGCTACCGCAGGGCGCTCAAGTACACGGACCTGGACGACCATCTGCACTACAACCTGGCCCGCGCCTTCTACGACCAGGGGCAGTGGTGGGATTGCATGAACCACCTGGCCCGCTGCTTCGAGTTGAACCCGGCGCTGCCGCTGGCGCGCGATCTGGTGGTGCTGGTCGCGGCGTTGGCCGGGAATCCGGCCCTGCGCCGGAAGTACGGGAAACCGCCGGTCCCCGACGGGGTGGCCGGACGGGCCGACGCCCTGTGCGAGTCGGTGTTTACCGTGGATGAAGGGCGGCGGAAGCGGGTTGAGGAGAGGAATCTCTTGGCGGAGGAGCGGGAGGCCGGGCAGCCAAAGCCCGGCGATACCGGGCTTTGGCTGCCGGGGAGGGATGCGGTGGGGTTGTGA
- a CDS encoding DNA polymerase III subunit delta — translation MNRPKYLFLVCPDPQLIKTQVAERLKASGQSGWETKPFWGDDDEPLPQGFWTDLTIKSLFPQPKALVVRRAHSLKADHWDKLDASVKGLGGDIYPIFCLEGEWKGKKAPIPPALSRRSLFKKAKKEGWIWESPGLDQRSLTDFVKGWAAKAGLTFEPGAGQALTMALPTDAVAARLELDKIELAAGDERVVRKEHVSLVARTGEMPFFDLMDALGKPGAEASVWKRVIDDHSKSAKDQMLFNLIGFLASQARMYWMLAHGENPAGNPYMLQKKAPLAKRLGAPGVARMIDLAMEAELSLKTGERKYEEALDMLMAGLIDLFQAKPQPRR, via the coding sequence GTGAACCGGCCCAAATACCTCTTTCTGGTCTGCCCGGACCCGCAGCTCATCAAAACCCAGGTGGCCGAGCGGCTGAAGGCGTCCGGCCAGTCCGGCTGGGAGACCAAGCCGTTCTGGGGCGACGATGACGAGCCCCTGCCTCAGGGGTTCTGGACCGACCTGACCATCAAGTCGCTGTTCCCCCAGCCCAAGGCGCTGGTGGTGCGCCGCGCCCACTCCCTGAAGGCGGACCACTGGGACAAGCTCGACGCCTCGGTCAAGGGGTTGGGCGGCGACATCTACCCGATCTTCTGCCTGGAGGGCGAATGGAAGGGCAAGAAGGCCCCGATCCCTCCGGCCCTGTCCCGCCGCTCCCTGTTCAAGAAGGCCAAGAAGGAAGGGTGGATATGGGAATCGCCCGGCCTGGACCAACGGTCGCTGACCGACTTCGTCAAGGGCTGGGCGGCCAAGGCCGGACTGACCTTCGAGCCGGGCGCGGGCCAGGCCCTGACCATGGCCCTGCCTACCGACGCCGTGGCCGCGCGGCTGGAGCTGGACAAGATCGAGCTGGCCGCGGGCGACGAGCGCGTGGTCAGAAAGGAGCACGTCTCCCTGGTGGCCCGGACCGGCGAAATGCCGTTCTTCGACCTCATGGACGCCCTGGGCAAGCCGGGCGCCGAGGCCTCGGTCTGGAAACGGGTCATCGACGACCACTCCAAGTCCGCCAAGGACCAGATGCTCTTCAACCTGATCGGCTTCCTGGCCAGCCAGGCGCGCATGTACTGGATGCTGGCCCACGGCGAGAATCCGGCGGGCAACCCGTACATGCTCCAGAAGAAGGCCCCGCTGGCCAAACGGCTGGGCGCGCCGGGCGTGGCCCGGATGATCGACCTGGCCATGGAGGCCGAGCTCTCCCTCAAGACCGGCGAGCGCAAGTACGAGGAGGCCCTGGACATGCTCATGGCCGGGCTGATCGACCTGTTCCAGGCCAAACCGCAGCCCCGGCGGTAG
- the lon gene encoding endopeptidase La, whose product MSQKKKKSPIRPTSIRRKPSDGENDTPRDRETPGEAHQGEDLPDIIEALTGPAGASLFGEGDDMPVRNPADIPETLPVLAVRDIVVFNYMILPLFVGREKSVQAVDAALAGDRYILILTQKDEAVEDPTPDDLYRTGTVGMIMRMLKMPDGRLKVLVQGLARAKVRRFTSNDPYHIAELTPIMEPEADPLTPEQEALVRSSREQSERILSLRGISSADIMSVLNNVSEPGRLADLIASNLRMKVEAAQNILECVEPLRRLELVNEQLLKEVEVASMQNKIQAMAKEGMDKAQRDFYLREQMKAIKRELGDDGDESEEMEGLRKGLAASGMPKEVMKEAFKQLKRLESMHAESSEATVIRTYLDWMIDLPWKKLSRDRLDIKKAEEILNDDHYDLEKVKERILEYLSVRKLNPRMKGPILCFVGPPGVGKTSLGRSIARSLGRKFHRMSLGGMRDEAEIRGHRRTYIGAMPGRIIQAIKQCGTRNPVIMLDEIDKLGSDFRGDPSSALLEVLDPEQNYSFTDHYLNVPFDLSKVMFICTANMLDSIPGPLMDRMEVIRIPGYTEQEKTVITRRYIIPRQTKENGLEPEELVITDKLVSKVVREYTREAGLRNVEREIGTLCRKMARKKAEGEKGPFKITANNLYKLLGPPRFLDDEKEPILPPGVAVGLAWTPVGGEILHIEVTTMPGKGKLTLTGKLGDVMKESAQAALSIARARADVYGIDPNFADNLDIHVHVPAGATPKDGPSAGVTLVTALISALTDTPVSPDLAMTGEISLRGRVLPVGGIKEKILAAVSRGMKKVLIPAQNKKDLAEIPDELRKRITIKTVEKVDEIWPLARLK is encoded by the coding sequence TTGAGTCAGAAAAAGAAGAAATCCCCCATCCGTCCCACCAGCATCCGGCGCAAGCCCTCGGATGGCGAGAACGATACACCCCGCGACCGCGAGACCCCCGGCGAGGCACACCAGGGCGAGGACCTGCCCGACATCATCGAGGCCCTGACCGGCCCGGCGGGCGCTTCGCTGTTCGGCGAGGGCGACGACATGCCCGTCCGCAACCCGGCGGACATTCCCGAGACCCTGCCGGTGCTCGCCGTGCGCGACATCGTGGTCTTCAACTACATGATCCTGCCGCTCTTCGTGGGCCGCGAGAAATCCGTCCAGGCCGTGGACGCGGCCCTGGCCGGCGACCGCTACATCCTCATCCTGACCCAGAAGGACGAGGCGGTGGAGGACCCGACCCCGGACGACCTGTACCGCACCGGCACCGTGGGCATGATCATGCGCATGCTGAAGATGCCCGACGGCCGCCTCAAGGTCCTGGTCCAGGGCCTGGCGCGCGCCAAGGTCCGGCGGTTCACCTCCAACGACCCGTACCACATCGCCGAGCTGACCCCGATCATGGAGCCCGAGGCCGATCCGCTGACCCCGGAACAGGAGGCCCTGGTCCGCTCCTCCCGCGAGCAGTCCGAGCGAATCCTCTCCCTGCGCGGCATATCCAGCGCCGACATCATGTCCGTGCTGAACAACGTGTCCGAGCCGGGCAGGCTGGCCGACCTCATCGCCTCCAACCTGCGTATGAAGGTCGAGGCCGCCCAGAACATCCTGGAGTGCGTGGAGCCGCTGCGCCGCCTGGAGCTGGTCAACGAGCAGCTGCTCAAGGAGGTCGAGGTGGCCTCCATGCAGAACAAGATCCAGGCCATGGCCAAGGAAGGCATGGACAAGGCCCAGCGCGACTTCTACCTGCGCGAGCAGATGAAGGCCATCAAGCGCGAGCTGGGCGACGACGGCGACGAGTCCGAGGAGATGGAAGGGCTGCGCAAGGGCTTGGCCGCCTCCGGCATGCCCAAGGAGGTCATGAAAGAGGCCTTCAAGCAGCTCAAGCGGCTCGAATCCATGCACGCCGAGTCCTCGGAGGCCACGGTCATCCGCACCTATCTCGACTGGATGATCGACCTGCCGTGGAAGAAGCTCTCCCGCGACAGGCTGGACATCAAGAAGGCCGAGGAAATTTTAAACGACGATCACTACGACCTGGAAAAGGTCAAGGAGCGCATCCTCGAATACCTGAGCGTGCGCAAGCTGAACCCGCGCATGAAAGGCCCGATCCTGTGCTTCGTGGGGCCTCCGGGCGTGGGCAAGACCTCGCTGGGCCGGTCCATCGCCCGGTCGCTGGGCCGCAAGTTCCACCGCATGTCGCTGGGCGGCATGCGCGACGAGGCCGAGATTCGCGGCCACCGCAGGACCTACATCGGAGCCATGCCGGGCCGCATCATCCAGGCCATCAAGCAGTGCGGCACCCGCAACCCGGTGATCATGCTCGACGAGATCGACAAGCTCGGCTCCGACTTCCGGGGCGACCCGTCCTCGGCCCTGCTCGAGGTCCTGGACCCGGAACAGAACTACTCGTTCACCGATCATTACCTGAACGTGCCCTTTGACCTGTCCAAGGTCATGTTCATCTGCACGGCCAACATGCTCGACTCCATCCCCGGCCCGCTCATGGACCGCATGGAGGTCATCCGCATTCCCGGCTACACCGAGCAGGAAAAGACCGTCATCACCCGGCGGTACATCATCCCGCGCCAGACCAAGGAAAACGGCCTGGAGCCGGAGGAGCTGGTCATCACCGACAAGCTGGTCTCCAAGGTGGTCCGCGAGTACACCCGCGAGGCCGGGCTGCGCAACGTGGAGCGCGAGATCGGCACCCTGTGCCGCAAGATGGCCCGCAAAAAGGCCGAGGGCGAAAAGGGGCCGTTCAAGATCACGGCCAACAACCTGTACAAGCTCCTCGGACCGCCGCGCTTCCTGGACGATGAAAAGGAACCCATCCTGCCTCCGGGCGTGGCCGTGGGCCTGGCCTGGACCCCGGTGGGCGGCGAGATACTGCACATCGAGGTGACCACCATGCCCGGCAAGGGCAAGCTGACCCTGACCGGCAAGCTCGGCGACGTGATGAAGGAATCGGCCCAGGCCGCCCTGTCCATCGCCCGCGCCCGGGCCGACGTCTACGGCATCGACCCGAACTTCGCGGACAACCTGGACATCCACGTCCACGTCCCGGCGGGCGCGACCCCCAAGGACGGCCCGTCCGCAGGCGTCACCCTGGTCACCGCGCTCATCTCCGCCCTGACCGATACCCCGGTCTCCCCGGACCTGGCCATGACCGGCGAAATATCCCTGCGCGGCCGCGTCCTGCCCGTGGGCGGCATCAAGGAAAAAATCCTCGCCGCCGTGTCCCGGGGCATGAAAAAAGTCCTCATCCCGGCCCAGAACAAAAAGGACCTGGCCGAAATCCCGGACGAACTGCGCAAGCGCATCACCATCAAAACAGTCGAAAAAGTGGACGAAATCTGGCCCCTGGCCCGACTCAAATAG
- a CDS encoding FmdB family zinc ribbon protein, whose protein sequence is MPIFEYKCDDCGHEFEELVFDRDECPPCPKCQSAKTGKLMSAVRSKVGGFSPDAGGDSGPAAPSAPSSGCAGCSGGNCSSCH, encoded by the coding sequence ATGCCCATATTCGAATACAAATGCGACGACTGCGGCCACGAATTCGAGGAACTGGTCTTTGACCGCGACGAATGTCCTCCCTGCCCCAAATGCCAGTCCGCCAAGACCGGCAAGCTGATGAGCGCCGTGCGCTCCAAGGTCGGCGGGTTCTCCCCCGACGCCGGGGGCGATTCCGGCCCGGCCGCGCCCAGCGCGCCTTCTTCCGGCTGTGCGGGCTGCTCCGGCGGCAACTGCTCCAGCTGCCACTAA
- a CDS encoding tetratricopeptide repeat protein: protein MGDDFFALHLDTPDAGARTPRPSGWAYMADGVVRCAFSSNRSVKMGMGVNTRTHDSRAFWFLEQTGMESFSARLLGDRHLPKGDARPVSVAELTVEFTPELAYYEEMVIPAMQAKGGRDTAAVLDLNAITGLFGLGLVYVSRNETDRAGKLFAEMAGVRTDFEGRNQFLFNDFGIALRKSGQFEASIAFFTRALDFARDDENLFYNLARAHYENDDWTRCMDYLVRSNACNPDLKVAGDLLRLMIGLDEDDRLLRRFGKPPVPPAVAMRARELLAAGSGRVELDESPIGTSVEAGRARSGGVRRDRIGRVDLKPHGRRD from the coding sequence ATGGGCGACGACTTCTTTGCGCTGCATCTCGACACCCCGGACGCCGGGGCGCGGACCCCCCGGCCGTCGGGCTGGGCCTACATGGCGGACGGCGTGGTCCGCTGCGCCTTTTCCTCCAACCGGTCGGTGAAGATGGGCATGGGCGTCAACACGCGCACCCACGACAGCCGGGCCTTCTGGTTCCTGGAGCAGACCGGCATGGAGTCGTTCTCCGCCCGGCTGCTGGGCGACCGCCACCTGCCCAAGGGCGACGCCCGCCCGGTCTCCGTGGCCGAGCTGACCGTGGAGTTCACCCCGGAGCTGGCCTATTACGAGGAGATGGTCATCCCGGCCATGCAGGCCAAGGGCGGCCGCGACACTGCGGCGGTCCTGGACCTGAACGCGATAACCGGCCTGTTCGGGCTGGGGCTGGTCTACGTCAGCCGCAACGAGACCGATCGCGCCGGGAAGCTGTTTGCGGAGATGGCCGGGGTCCGGACCGATTTCGAGGGGCGCAACCAGTTCCTGTTCAACGACTTCGGCATCGCCCTGCGCAAAAGCGGCCAGTTCGAGGCGTCCATCGCCTTCTTCACCCGCGCCCTGGACTTCGCCCGGGACGACGAGAACCTCTTCTACAACCTGGCCCGCGCCCACTACGAGAATGACGACTGGACCCGGTGCATGGACTACCTGGTCCGGTCCAACGCCTGCAACCCGGACCTCAAGGTCGCCGGGGACCTGCTTCGGCTGATGATCGGGCTGGACGAGGACGACCGGCTGCTTCGGCGGTTCGGCAAGCCGCCCGTGCCGCCTGCCGTGGCCATGCGTGCCAGGGAGCTCTTGGCCGCGGGGTCCGGCCGGGTGGAGCTGGACGAAAGCCCCATCGGGACGTCCGTGGAAGCGGGCCGCGCCCGCTCCGGCGGCGTGCGCCGCGACCGCATTGGGCGCGTGGACCTCAAGCCCCACGGCCGCAGGGACTAG
- the lptE gene encoding LPS assembly lipoprotein LptE yields MAALRHIALFLLLALAGCSGYSFGEGSGSVLPPQYRVLAVNEIKNPTTLAWLEPRLRKLLRDELNKRGTITWADVRDDADALITIDIERYYRPTAVEGKDEQTLLTEAIFDFRAVIRSATDESVLWNSGLISQTWPYTAGNGAQADMEVTRQGIQRLADRMSQDY; encoded by the coding sequence ATGGCCGCGCTTCGACATATCGCCCTGTTCCTGCTGCTCGCCCTGGCGGGCTGCTCCGGCTACTCCTTCGGCGAAGGAAGCGGCTCGGTGCTGCCGCCGCAGTACCGCGTCCTGGCCGTGAACGAGATCAAGAACCCGACCACCCTGGCCTGGCTGGAGCCGCGCCTGCGCAAGCTCCTGCGCGACGAGCTGAACAAGCGCGGGACCATCACCTGGGCGGACGTCAGGGACGATGCCGACGCCCTGATCACCATCGACATCGAGCGCTACTACCGGCCCACGGCGGTCGAGGGCAAGGACGAGCAGACCCTGCTGACCGAAGCGATCTTCGATTTTCGCGCCGTGATCCGATCCGCCACGGACGAGTCCGTGCTCTGGAACTCCGGGCTGATCAGCCAGACCTGGCCCTACACCGCGGGCAACGGCGCCCAGGCGGACATGGAAGTCACGCGGCAGGGCATCCAGCGCCTGGCCGACCGCATGTCCCAGGACTACTAG
- a CDS encoding cysteine hydrolase family protein: MSASVLVVVDVQNVMFETPGEFPFEGERVLETIAALIASAREAGVPVHYVQHTTREEGSCCEAGTRNWEIHSSIAPKPGDTVSRKYSYDAFWDTGLEETLRGLGAGRLVFCGLQTEFCVDTTVRSALAHGFESVLVGDAHTTFDTEVLRGSR; encoded by the coding sequence ATGTCCGCTTCTGTCCTGGTTGTCGTCGATGTCCAGAACGTCATGTTCGAAACCCCCGGCGAGTTCCCGTTCGAGGGCGAGCGCGTCCTCGAGACCATTGCCGCCTTGATTGCGTCGGCCCGAGAGGCGGGCGTGCCCGTCCACTATGTTCAGCACACCACCCGCGAAGAGGGCAGCTGTTGCGAGGCCGGGACCCGCAACTGGGAGATCCATTCGTCAATCGCCCCGAAGCCCGGGGATACCGTTTCCCGGAAGTATTCCTATGACGCCTTCTGGGATACCGGGTTGGAGGAGACGTTGCGGGGGTTGGGGGCCGGGAGGCTTGTTTTTTGCGGGTTGCAGACGGAATTTTGCGTGGATACGACCGTGCGGAGCGCGTTGGCGCACGGGTTTGAGTCGGTTTTGGTCGGGGATGCGCATACCACGTTTGATACTGAGGTTTTGAGGGGGAGCAGATAG
- the hemC gene encoding hydroxymethylbilane synthase, translated as MKKLTIATRGSALALWQANHIKDRLEAEHPGLSVDLLKIKTKGDKILDVPLAKVGGKGLFVKEIEEALLDGRAQLAVHSMKDVPTELPEGLEVGIIPEREAHTDTLCSVKYDGLKDLPRGAVVGTSSLRRQSQIMALRPDLKIESLRGNVGTRVQKLLDGEFDAIILATAGLKRLGLSAPKQEILCPPDFLPAVAQGALGIEYRIDDTELREMIAFLDHPATKHQVLAERGFLTGLDGGCQVPIAAWSVIEGDMVRLTGFVADVDGSRPIRMMAEGHVDNAWDVGMVLAGKVLEAGGKAILDEVYAREAR; from the coding sequence ATGAAAAAGCTCACCATCGCCACCCGAGGCTCGGCCCTGGCCCTGTGGCAGGCCAACCACATCAAGGACCGGCTCGAAGCCGAGCACCCCGGCCTTTCCGTGGACCTGCTCAAGATCAAGACCAAGGGCGACAAGATCCTGGACGTTCCGCTGGCCAAGGTCGGCGGCAAGGGGCTCTTCGTCAAGGAGATCGAGGAGGCGCTGCTGGACGGCCGCGCCCAGCTGGCGGTCCACTCCATGAAGGACGTGCCCACCGAGCTGCCCGAGGGGCTGGAAGTGGGCATCATCCCGGAGCGCGAAGCGCACACCGACACCCTGTGCTCGGTCAAGTACGACGGTCTCAAGGACCTGCCCCGGGGTGCGGTGGTCGGCACCTCCAGCCTGCGCCGCCAGTCCCAGATCATGGCCCTGCGGCCGGACCTGAAGATCGAATCCCTGCGCGGCAACGTCGGCACCCGCGTGCAGAAATTGCTCGACGGCGAGTTCGACGCCATCATCCTGGCCACCGCCGGGCTCAAGCGCCTCGGCCTGTCCGCGCCCAAACAGGAGATCCTCTGCCCGCCCGACTTCCTGCCCGCCGTGGCCCAGGGCGCGCTCGGCATCGAATACCGCATCGACGACACCGAGCTGCGCGAGATGATCGCGTTTCTGGACCACCCCGCCACCAAGCACCAGGTCCTGGCCGAACGCGGCTTCCTGACCGGCCTGGACGGCGGCTGCCAGGTACCCATCGCGGCCTGGTCCGTGATCGAGGGCGACATGGTCCGGCTGACCGGGTTTGTGGCCGATGTGGACGGCTCCCGTCCCATCCGCATGATGGCCGAAGGCCACGTGGACAACGCCTGGGACGTGGGCATGGTTCTGGCTGGCAAGGTTCTGGAAGCGGGCGGCAAGGCGATCCTCGACGAGGTCTATGCCCGCGAAGCCCGGTAG